In Synechococcus sp. HK05, one DNA window encodes the following:
- the purL gene encoding phosphoribosylformylglycinamidine synthase subunit PurL, with translation MSQADYDEICRRLGRAPNRAELGMFGVMWSEHCCYRNSRPLLQGFPTTGPRILVGPGENAGVVDLGEGQRLAFKIESHNHPSAVEPFQGAATGVGGILRDIFTMGARPIALLNALRFGPLEDERNVGLMEGVVAGIAHYGNCVGVPTVGGEVAFDPSYSGNPLVNAMALGLMETEEIVCSGAEGVGYPVVYVGSTTGRDGMGGASFASAELTEASLDDRPAVQVGDPFLEKGLIEACLEAFQTGDVVAAQDMGAAGLTCSCSEMAAKGGLGIELDLDRVPAREAGMTPYEFLLSESQERMLFVVKPGREQALMQSFTRWGLQAAVVGRVLEDNIVRVLQNGEVAAEVPASALADDTPINRHELISEPPAEIQAHWRWSESELPAAGANGITPAGVTALSWNAALLQLLDDPTIASKRWVYRQYDHQVQANTVVPPGGADAAVVRLRPQASTDGASRGVAAVVDCPNRWVALDPERGGMAAVAEAARNLSCVGAEPLAVTDNLNFPSPETPTGYWQLALACRGLSAACSALDTPVTGGNVSLYNETRLPDGRMQPIHPTPVVGMVGLVHDLAHVRGQAWRDAGDAIWLLGVPLEAGDAPADPRLSLAGSSYLERIHGAVTGRPPEIDLALERAVQGFLRQAIAAGLVRSAHDLSDGGLAVAAAEACIASGLGAHLEIPASVARVDRLLFAEGGARILVSVAPAQTAAWQEAVDAAGIPAQCLGVVASEAELQIQQAGQPLLQLPVAQLQAQFEQAIPRRMGVDLPPTA, from the coding sequence CTGAGCCAGGCCGACTACGACGAGATTTGCCGCCGCCTCGGCCGCGCCCCCAACCGCGCTGAGCTGGGCATGTTTGGGGTGATGTGGTCGGAGCACTGCTGCTACCGGAACTCCCGGCCGCTGCTGCAGGGCTTCCCCACCACCGGCCCGCGCATCCTGGTGGGCCCCGGTGAGAACGCCGGTGTGGTGGATCTGGGCGAGGGCCAGCGCCTCGCTTTCAAGATCGAGAGTCATAACCACCCCTCGGCCGTGGAGCCGTTCCAGGGGGCAGCTACGGGCGTGGGCGGCATCCTGCGCGACATCTTCACGATGGGTGCCCGCCCGATCGCCCTGCTCAATGCCCTGCGCTTCGGCCCGCTGGAGGACGAGCGCAACGTGGGTCTGATGGAGGGCGTGGTGGCCGGCATCGCCCACTACGGCAACTGCGTGGGCGTGCCCACCGTGGGCGGCGAAGTGGCCTTCGACCCCAGCTACTCCGGCAACCCTCTGGTGAATGCCATGGCGCTGGGGCTGATGGAAACCGAGGAGATCGTTTGCTCCGGCGCCGAGGGCGTGGGCTATCCCGTGGTGTACGTGGGCAGCACCACCGGCCGCGACGGCATGGGCGGCGCCAGCTTCGCCTCGGCCGAACTCACCGAGGCCTCCCTCGACGATCGCCCCGCCGTGCAGGTGGGTGATCCCTTCCTCGAGAAGGGTCTGATCGAGGCCTGCCTCGAGGCCTTCCAAACCGGTGATGTGGTGGCCGCCCAAGACATGGGCGCCGCCGGCCTCACTTGCAGCTGCTCAGAGATGGCCGCCAAGGGGGGCCTGGGCATCGAGTTGGATCTCGATCGCGTGCCCGCCCGTGAGGCCGGCATGACCCCCTACGAGTTTCTGCTGAGCGAATCCCAGGAGCGGATGTTGTTTGTGGTGAAGCCCGGCCGCGAGCAGGCGCTGATGCAGAGCTTCACCCGCTGGGGCCTGCAGGCGGCCGTGGTGGGCCGCGTGCTGGAAGACAACATCGTGCGGGTGCTTCAGAACGGCGAAGTGGCAGCCGAGGTGCCCGCCAGTGCCCTGGCGGACGACACCCCAATCAACCGCCACGAGCTGATCAGCGAACCTCCGGCCGAGATCCAGGCCCACTGGCGCTGGAGCGAGAGCGAGCTTCCGGCCGCTGGCGCCAACGGCATCACCCCTGCCGGTGTCACCGCCCTCAGCTGGAACGCGGCGCTGCTGCAGCTGCTCGACGATCCCACCATCGCCTCCAAGCGCTGGGTGTATCGCCAGTACGACCATCAGGTTCAGGCCAACACCGTGGTGCCCCCTGGCGGCGCCGATGCAGCCGTGGTGCGCCTGCGGCCCCAGGCGAGCACCGATGGCGCCAGCCGCGGTGTTGCGGCCGTGGTGGATTGCCCCAACCGCTGGGTGGCCCTCGATCCCGAGCGCGGTGGCATGGCCGCGGTGGCCGAAGCCGCCCGCAACCTCAGCTGCGTGGGCGCCGAGCCCCTGGCTGTCACCGACAACCTCAATTTCCCTTCCCCTGAAACCCCCACCGGCTACTGGCAGCTGGCCTTGGCCTGCCGCGGTCTCTCAGCCGCCTGCTCGGCGCTGGATACGCCCGTCACCGGCGGCAACGTCTCCCTCTACAACGAAACCCGCCTGCCGGATGGGCGCATGCAGCCGATCCACCCCACCCCCGTGGTGGGCATGGTGGGCCTGGTGCACGATCTGGCCCATGTGCGCGGCCAGGCCTGGCGGGACGCCGGCGATGCGATCTGGCTGCTGGGGGTGCCGTTGGAGGCAGGAGATGCTCCCGCCGATCCGCGCCTGAGCCTGGCTGGCAGCAGCTACCTGGAGCGGATCCATGGAGCCGTCACGGGGCGCCCGCCCGAGATTGATCTGGCGCTGGAGCGCGCGGTGCAGGGCTTCCTGCGCCAGGCGATCGCCGCCGGCCTGGTGCGCTCCGCTCATGACTTGAGCGATGGCGGCCTGGCGGTGGCCGCGGCGGAAGCCTGTATCGCCAGCGGCTTGGGTGCCCATCTGGAGATCCCCGCCAGCGTCGCCCGCGTGGATCGGCTGCTGTTCGCTGAAGGCGGCGCCCGCATCCTGGTGAGCGTCGCCCCGGCGCAGACCGCCGCCTGGCAAGAGGCTGTGGATGCAGCCGGCATTCCGGCTCAGTGCCTGGGTGTGGTGGCCTCGGAGGCTGAGCTGCAGATTCAGCAGGCCGGCCAGCCGCTGCTTCAACTGCCGGTGGCGCAGCTGCAGGCCCAGTTCGAGCAGGCAATCCCCCGGCGCATGGGCGTGGATCTGCCGCCCACAGCATGA
- a CDS encoding M10 family metallopeptidase, which yields MCYQCLVAGLDTTKYLDSHSFGEISLRAIPPDLLIQPDFRDFSQQKVVKDSVIDIYLNRFGGPVDVSGGFIGAQTIQALEIDDQLYQFLLNSLEKLDAEIDIDFRIVNKPDLADVRFYLDSKIELPDLDPDGVLLGLALTNENVESSFWEIFLNAPAFEGDLSYLYYAALHELGHTLGLEHPFDDFDSDVFVSDLPSLSAFPEETIMAYRDPLGDRWPTVFSSSDLAALKQIWGQETEVTTSNVFLPQKLVGTPDDDVLTGGLGSDLINAESGNDILIGGGGLDELIGGLGSNKFVSKDDEFSSRILITRDGSKQVNRNQLTVDEVSELGTEDQIGIVGASTRQLRFLPTLINSNYFGRLDGIGIYVGKRLEAVYTGGDLTISEIKKLTVGLPATAIGELG from the coding sequence ATGTGTTATCAATGCTTAGTAGCTGGGCTTGACACTACTAAATATTTAGATTCTCACTCATTTGGCGAAATTTCTCTTCGTGCCATTCCTCCTGATCTCCTAATACAGCCAGATTTCAGGGATTTTAGCCAACAAAAAGTCGTTAAAGATAGCGTCATCGATATCTATCTAAATCGTTTCGGAGGCCCCGTCGATGTTAGCGGTGGATTTATAGGTGCTCAAACGATTCAAGCCTTGGAAATTGATGATCAGCTATACCAGTTTTTACTGAACTCACTCGAAAAGTTAGATGCCGAGATTGATATCGACTTTAGGATTGTCAATAAGCCTGACCTTGCTGATGTGAGATTTTATTTAGACTCGAAAATTGAACTTCCTGACCTTGATCCTGATGGTGTTTTGTTGGGTTTGGCGTTGACAAATGAAAATGTCGAATCATCGTTCTGGGAGATATTCTTAAATGCACCCGCCTTTGAAGGCGATTTGAGTTATTTGTACTATGCTGCTCTACATGAGCTTGGCCACACACTTGGCCTTGAGCATCCTTTTGATGATTTTGATAGTGATGTTTTCGTAAGTGATTTGCCATCGCTAAGTGCGTTTCCAGAGGAAACAATCATGGCTTATCGAGACCCTCTTGGCGATCGTTGGCCTACAGTTTTTTCGTCTAGTGACTTAGCTGCTCTGAAGCAAATATGGGGCCAAGAGACAGAAGTCACTACTTCTAATGTTTTTCTTCCTCAAAAGTTAGTCGGCACTCCTGATGATGATGTGTTGACAGGCGGCCTGGGTAGTGACCTCATCAATGCCGAATCTGGTAATGATATTTTGATTGGTGGTGGAGGTTTGGATGAACTTATCGGTGGTCTAGGTTCAAATAAGTTCGTTAGCAAAGACGATGAATTCTCTTCCCGGATATTGATAACTCGTGATGGCTCTAAGCAGGTGAATCGTAATCAGTTGACTGTTGATGAAGTTTCTGAACTGGGAACGGAAGACCAAATTGGCATCGTGGGTGCCTCTACGCGTCAATTGCGATTCCTTCCGACGTTGATTAACAGTAATTATTTTGGGAGGCTCGATGGTATTGGGATTTACGTTGGTAAACGCCTCGAGGCCGTTTACACTGGTGGAGACTTAACCATTTCGGAGATCAAAAAGCTGACGGTTGGGCTACCAGCAACTGCCATAGGAGAACTTGGTTGA
- a CDS encoding RNA methyltransferase, translated as MSLPEQLLLSDLLRRRVRCDQGIDHGAGALAWMHPPVHRLLGWISKPSAFGDRRQAWRLDQLRGLSELEALVKGPGADTDLPTVDRLPTLIEAALLDRQGEVIGSVADAAVELSTGRIVHYLVSRSDPRLPGSSRWRLSPERISDQQPGQVFTGLSGLDDLPLARASVRQEFLRRGRRWRDQLQEETERLRDRFDERLEGWLEEEPLASTPQPRTDESWVWPDIPDQRQDSSMGQQDPNSEDSDEDPWF; from the coding sequence GTGAGCCTGCCGGAGCAACTGCTGTTGAGCGATCTGCTGCGCCGCCGCGTGCGCTGCGATCAGGGCATCGACCATGGCGCCGGCGCGCTGGCCTGGATGCATCCGCCGGTGCATCGCTTGCTGGGTTGGATCAGCAAGCCCTCAGCCTTTGGTGATCGCCGTCAGGCCTGGCGGCTCGATCAGCTGCGCGGCCTCAGTGAGCTGGAAGCCCTGGTGAAGGGCCCCGGGGCCGATACCGACCTCCCCACGGTGGATCGGCTGCCCACCTTGATCGAAGCGGCGCTGCTCGATCGCCAGGGTGAGGTGATCGGCAGCGTGGCCGACGCTGCGGTGGAGCTCAGCACCGGCCGCATCGTGCACTATCTGGTGTCGCGCAGCGATCCGCGCCTGCCGGGCAGCAGCCGCTGGCGCCTCAGCCCCGAACGTATCAGCGATCAGCAGCCCGGCCAGGTGTTCACGGGGCTGAGCGGTCTGGATGATCTGCCGCTGGCCCGTGCCAGCGTCCGCCAGGAATTCCTGCGTCGCGGCCGCCGCTGGCGCGACCAGCTGCAAGAGGAAACCGAGCGCCTCCGGGATCGCTTCGATGAGCGGCTCGAGGGGTGGCTGGAGGAAGAGCCGCTTGCGTCAACACCCCAGCCTCGCACGGATGAGTCTTGGGTTTGGCCAGATATCCCAGACCAACGTCAGGACTCGAGCATGGGACAGCAAGATCCAAACTCTGAAGACAGTGATGAGGATCCCTGGTTTTGA
- the dnaN gene encoding DNA polymerase III subunit beta, whose amino-acid sequence MKLVCSQAELNASLQLVSRAVAGRPTHPVLANVLLTADAGTGRLSLTGFDLSLGIQTSLSASVHSSGAITLPARLFGEIVARMPSDSPISLSCEEGGEQVELTSASGSYQMRGMPAEDFPELPLAQAATPIKLDPEVLVKGLRATLFASSSDEAKQLLTGVHLGLDAEGLECAATDGHRLAVLRLQNSAEGEADLDVTVPARSLRELERLLSSRGGSDPVSLFCDRGQVVFQWADQVLTSRSLDGTYPNYRQLIPESFARSLKLDRKGLLGALERVAVLADQHNNVVKISSDPAAGQLAISADAQDVGSGSEAIAAEVNGDAIQIAFNVRYVLEGLKAMSAERVELRCNAPTTPVVLAPQDDSAFTYLVMPVQIRQ is encoded by the coding sequence ATGAAGCTGGTCTGCTCCCAGGCCGAACTCAACGCCAGCCTTCAGCTGGTGAGCCGTGCCGTGGCAGGGCGGCCCACCCACCCGGTGCTGGCCAACGTGTTGCTCACGGCTGATGCCGGCACAGGGCGGCTCAGCCTCACCGGTTTCGATCTGAGCCTCGGCATCCAAACCAGCCTCAGCGCCTCGGTGCACAGCAGCGGTGCGATCACCCTGCCGGCGCGCTTGTTCGGCGAGATCGTGGCCCGCATGCCTTCCGATAGCCCGATCAGCCTCAGCTGTGAGGAAGGGGGTGAACAGGTGGAGCTCACCAGCGCCTCCGGCAGCTACCAGATGCGTGGCATGCCCGCGGAAGACTTCCCTGAGCTGCCGCTCGCTCAAGCCGCCACCCCGATCAAGCTGGACCCCGAGGTGTTGGTCAAAGGCCTGCGGGCCACGCTGTTTGCCAGCAGCAGCGATGAAGCCAAGCAGCTGCTCACCGGGGTGCACCTGGGCCTGGATGCGGAAGGGCTGGAATGTGCGGCCACCGATGGCCACCGCCTGGCGGTGCTGCGGTTGCAAAACAGCGCCGAGGGCGAGGCGGATCTCGATGTCACGGTGCCGGCCCGTTCGCTGCGGGAGCTCGAGCGCTTGCTCTCCAGCCGCGGTGGCAGCGATCCGGTGAGCCTGTTTTGCGATCGCGGCCAGGTGGTGTTCCAGTGGGCCGATCAGGTGCTCACCAGCCGCAGCCTCGATGGCACCTACCCCAACTACCGCCAGCTCATCCCTGAGAGCTTTGCCCGCAGCCTCAAGCTCGATCGCAAGGGCTTGCTTGGCGCGCTGGAGCGTGTGGCGGTGCTCGCCGATCAGCACAACAACGTGGTGAAGATCAGCAGTGATCCGGCGGCAGGCCAGTTGGCCATCAGTGCCGATGCTCAGGATGTGGGTAGTGGCTCCGAAGCGATCGCCGCTGAGGTGAACGGCGATGCCATTCAGATTGCCTTCAACGTGCGCTACGTGCTCGAGGGCCTCAAAGCGATGAGCGCTGAGCGGGTGGAACTGCGCTGCAACGCCCCCACCACGCCGGTGGTGCTGGCACCCCAGGATGATTCAGCGTTCACCTATCTGGTGATGCCGGTGCAGATCCGCCAGTGA
- the thrC gene encoding threonine synthase — protein MQDWPGLIEGYRKWLPVSDKTPVITLREGATPLIPAPVIAERIGKGVKVFLKYDGLNPTGSFKDRGMTMAISKAKEAGSEAVICASTGNTSAAAAAYARRGGMRAFVLIPDGYVAQGKLAQALLYGAEVLAVKGNFDRALAIVQEVANQYPITLVNSVNPYRLQGQKTAAFEVVDALGEAPDWLCIPVGNAGNISAYWMGFNEYKAAGHSRRLPRMMGFQAAGSAPLVLGHTVEQPDTIATAIRIGNPVNKERALKARAESNGDFMAVTDAEIIEAYKLLGSGEGVFCEPASAASVAGLIKRREEVPAGATVVCVLTGNGLKDPTTAIEHNDSKFHTGLEPDTATVARVMGF, from the coding sequence ATGCAGGACTGGCCCGGCCTGATCGAGGGCTACCGCAAGTGGCTGCCGGTCAGCGACAAGACGCCGGTGATCACCCTGCGCGAGGGTGCCACGCCGCTGATTCCAGCCCCGGTGATCGCCGAGCGCATCGGCAAGGGCGTGAAGGTGTTTCTCAAATACGACGGCCTCAACCCCACCGGCTCCTTCAAAGACCGGGGGATGACCATGGCCATCTCCAAGGCCAAGGAAGCCGGTTCGGAGGCGGTGATCTGCGCCAGCACCGGCAACACCTCGGCCGCCGCCGCCGCCTATGCCCGCCGCGGCGGGATGCGTGCCTTCGTGCTGATCCCCGATGGCTACGTGGCCCAGGGCAAGCTGGCGCAGGCCCTGCTCTACGGCGCTGAGGTACTGGCGGTGAAAGGCAACTTCGACCGCGCCCTGGCGATCGTGCAGGAAGTGGCGAACCAATACCCGATCACCCTGGTGAACTCGGTGAACCCCTACCGCCTGCAGGGACAGAAAACCGCCGCCTTCGAGGTGGTGGATGCCCTGGGTGAAGCGCCCGACTGGCTCTGCATCCCCGTGGGCAACGCCGGCAACATCAGCGCCTACTGGATGGGCTTCAACGAATACAAGGCAGCAGGCCACAGCCGTCGCCTGCCGCGGATGATGGGCTTCCAAGCCGCCGGTTCGGCGCCGCTCGTGCTCGGCCACACGGTGGAGCAGCCCGACACGATCGCCACGGCCATCCGCATCGGCAACCCGGTGAACAAAGAGCGGGCCCTCAAGGCCCGGGCGGAGAGCAACGGCGATTTCATGGCCGTCACCGACGCCGAGATCATCGAGGCCTACAAGCTGTTGGGCAGTGGTGAGGGCGTGTTCTGCGAACCCGCCAGCGCCGCCTCGGTGGCCGGCCTGATCAAGCGCCGCGAGGAGGTGCCGGCTGGAGCCACGGTGGTGTGTGTGCTCACGGGCAACGGTCTCAAAGACCCCACCACGGCGATCGAGCACAACGATTCCAAGTTCCACACGGGCCTGGAGCCCGATACCGCCACCGTGGCGCGCGTGATGGGCTTCTGA
- a CDS encoding alpha/beta hydrolase, producing the protein MPISKRQRLTAAVLSLGLIGSSPAAIAAENVVFVTGAFRRSIAVTDLEYLADTGQARGLIADVLLIAKQKPEEVSKLLKAELSIPLLLTSRLLSTRLGEALLARIAQIIYPLYAKRAGIPALRAGVINALVATGGKLSAISFLKAYPVDEMEVSIPALLAVLQKAKSVSELIQFFMESPLDGLRGNSAASGGSSAPQKPAP; encoded by the coding sequence ATGCCCATCAGCAAGCGTCAGCGCCTCACCGCTGCTGTGCTGAGCCTGGGCTTGATCGGCAGCAGCCCCGCCGCCATCGCCGCCGAAAACGTGGTGTTTGTGACCGGGGCCTTCCGGCGCTCGATCGCCGTGACAGATCTCGAGTACCTGGCGGACACCGGCCAGGCCCGGGGGCTGATCGCCGACGTGCTTCTGATTGCCAAGCAGAAGCCCGAAGAGGTGAGCAAGCTGCTCAAAGCAGAGCTGTCGATTCCTTTGCTGCTCACCAGCCGGCTGCTCAGCACGCGCCTGGGCGAGGCCCTGCTGGCCCGGATCGCCCAGATCATCTATCCGCTCTATGCCAAGCGGGCGGGCATCCCTGCCCTGCGCGCGGGGGTGATCAATGCCTTGGTGGCCACAGGCGGCAAGCTCAGCGCCATCAGCTTCCTCAAGGCCTACCCGGTGGATGAAATGGAAGTGAGCATCCCGGCCTTGCTGGCGGTGCTGCAGAAAGCGAAATCGGTGAGTGAGCTGATCCAGTTCTTCATGGAATCGCCCCTCGACGGCCTGCGCGGCAACAGCGCGGCCAGCGGCGGTAGCAGCGCCCCCCAGAAACCCGCCCCGTAG
- a CDS encoding AarF/ABC1/UbiB kinase family protein has protein sequence MPNPTPSLTPLEAASAAMRRTVLGSEAAGVEIEASAAEPPTLDPSPREADLEICTDRTESRTHDSKQPSSPAVAPNADLSDFIEVSGLLEYDPAAISRIYAGAPQRLIRRLWQTLVPIGLYLLSVGIDWLTRRLANPDHARARAKEAADLVASLGPAFIKAGQALSTRPDIVPPLLLEELAGLQDQLPGFDSALAMACIEEDLGGPIHAIYAELEREPISAASLGQVHRGVLLNGEKVAVKVQRPGLREQITLDLYIVRNIAAWLNRNIGLIRSDLVALIDELGKRVFEEMDYCNEASNAERFAELHAHNPRIAVPRIHRHATARRVLTMEWIDGVKLTNLEAVRQLGIDPDDMVTVGVNCSLQQLLEHGFFHADPHPGNLLALPDGRLAYLDFGMMSTVSRESRTGLIQAVVHLVNRNFGKLSKDFVSLGFLAEDVDLSPIVPAFESVFGQALEMGVSRMDFKAVTDDLSGVMYRFPFQVPPYYALIIRSLVTLEGIALSVDPDFKILGAAYPYFARRLMEDPDPQLRNSLKEMLFDGEIFRWQRLDNLISSAASGSQLDLEGLLDQVLDFLFSPNAGMLRGQLVEAAVNQMDALGWQTTLRITQRLPRLLRPPGLRDALPMSANDAELLSLEPIQRLVAILRQLPGFDPQLLLKRVPRLLQETELRRMGADLARGLAERGVVHLVRDVLVGADLQRKPA, from the coding sequence ATGCCGAATCCAACGCCTTCGCTCACCCCCTTGGAAGCCGCCAGCGCCGCGATGCGCCGCACGGTGCTGGGCAGCGAGGCAGCCGGGGTTGAGATCGAAGCCTCCGCAGCCGAGCCACCAACCCTCGACCCATCACCCCGGGAAGCAGATCTCGAAATCTGTACAGACCGTACAGAATCCCGGACACACGACAGCAAGCAACCGAGCAGCCCAGCCGTCGCTCCCAACGCCGACCTCAGCGATTTCATTGAGGTGTCGGGCCTGCTCGAATACGACCCGGCCGCCATCAGCCGCATCTATGCCGGCGCGCCCCAACGCCTGATCCGGCGCCTCTGGCAAACGCTGGTGCCCATCGGCCTCTATTTGCTGAGCGTGGGGATCGACTGGCTCACCCGCCGCCTCGCCAACCCCGACCACGCCCGCGCCCGCGCCAAAGAAGCGGCCGATCTGGTGGCCTCCCTCGGCCCGGCCTTCATCAAGGCCGGCCAAGCCCTTTCCACCCGGCCCGACATCGTGCCCCCCCTGCTCCTGGAAGAGCTGGCTGGCCTGCAGGACCAACTCCCTGGCTTCGATTCGGCCCTGGCCATGGCCTGCATCGAAGAAGACCTCGGCGGCCCGATCCACGCGATCTACGCCGAGCTGGAACGCGAACCGATCTCCGCCGCCTCCCTGGGCCAGGTGCATCGCGGCGTACTGCTCAACGGCGAGAAGGTGGCAGTGAAGGTGCAGCGGCCGGGCCTGCGCGAGCAGATCACGCTCGATCTCTACATCGTGCGCAACATCGCCGCCTGGCTCAACCGCAACATCGGCCTGATCCGCTCCGATCTGGTGGCCCTGATCGATGAGCTGGGCAAGCGGGTGTTCGAGGAGATGGATTACTGCAATGAGGCCTCCAACGCCGAGCGTTTCGCCGAACTGCACGCCCACAACCCCCGCATCGCCGTTCCCCGCATCCACCGCCACGCCACCGCCCGGCGCGTGCTCACGATGGAGTGGATCGATGGCGTGAAGCTCACCAACCTCGAGGCGGTGCGCCAGCTCGGCATCGACCCCGACGACATGGTGACCGTGGGGGTGAACTGCTCGCTGCAACAGCTGCTCGAGCACGGCTTCTTCCATGCCGATCCCCACCCCGGCAACCTGCTGGCCCTGCCCGATGGCCGCCTGGCCTATCTCGATTTCGGGATGATGAGCACGGTGAGCCGCGAGAGCCGCACCGGTCTGATTCAGGCGGTGGTGCACCTGGTGAACCGCAACTTCGGCAAGCTCTCCAAAGACTTTGTGAGCCTCGGCTTCCTGGCGGAAGACGTGGACCTCTCACCGATCGTGCCGGCCTTCGAAAGCGTGTTCGGCCAGGCCCTGGAGATGGGGGTGAGCCGCATGGATTTCAAGGCCGTCACCGACGACCTCAGCGGCGTGATGTACCGCTTCCCCTTCCAGGTGCCGCCCTACTACGCCCTGATCATCCGCTCGCTGGTGACGCTCGAAGGCATCGCTCTGAGCGTGGATCCCGACTTCAAGATCCTCGGCGCCGCCTATCCCTATTTCGCGCGCCGGTTGATGGAAGACCCCGACCCGCAGCTGCGGAACAGCCTCAAAGAAATGTTGTTCGACGGCGAGATCTTCCGCTGGCAGCGGCTCGACAACCTGATCAGCAGCGCCGCGAGCGGCAGCCAGCTCGATCTCGAGGGCCTACTGGATCAGGTGCTCGATTTCCTTTTCTCCCCTAACGCCGGGATGCTGCGCGGGCAGCTGGTGGAAGCAGCAGTGAATCAAATGGATGCCCTGGGCTGGCAAACCACCCTGCGCATCACCCAACGGCTGCCGCGCCTGCTGCGGCCACCCGGCCTACGCGATGCCCTGCCGATGAGCGCCAACGACGCCGAATTGCTCTCGCTCGAGCCGATCCAACGGCTGGTGGCGATCCTGCGCCAGCTGCCGGGCTTTGATCCCCAATTGCTGCTCAAGCGGGTGCCACGTTTGCTCCAGGAAACAGAGCTGCGCCGCATGGGCGCCGACCTGGCCCGCGGCCTGGCGGAGCGGGGTGTGGTGCACCTGGTGCGCGATGTGTTGGTGGGAGCTGATCTGCAGCGGAAGCCGGCCTAG
- the recN gene encoding DNA repair protein RecN encodes MLTGLRLQNIALIEQLQLEFSGGFTVLTGETGAGKSILLDALDALLGGSGPRLLRQGSDRGVIEASFSLTPPLQSWLELQELDAEEGEILLSREWRLSDDRLSSRHRLNGVAVNRAQIQELRPLLLDLTVQGQTQQLARPGQQRRWLDRYAGEALQVLLSPVAEAYRRWRSAAQQLEQARSNWEQLQQERERQEQLLVDLEAAQLHDPAEREQLQAEENRLAHGVRLQEGVMTLLGRLVDGADDAPSALDHLAACEGELAVMQQLDPSMAELAGRANEALAQLQDLARDLDRYGASLESDPDSLGQLQERIAQLKALERRHGKTLAELMDWRDQLREQLAPGGAEASLEALEAAELAARTQRDRCNRELTTARQAAAARLQEQLMQALRPMGLANVRFSVAIEPAAPGEEGADAVQFLFSANPGQPLAPLAEVASGGEMSRFLLALKTCLAAADQHVTLLFDEIDTGVSGRVSGAMADLLQRLAQQRQVFCVTHQPLVAAAADHHFRVAKQVRDGVTHTQVSHLRDTQARQAELAELAGGDSGETRSYAASLLKRAG; translated from the coding sequence GTGCTCACCGGTCTGCGCCTGCAGAACATCGCGCTGATTGAGCAGTTGCAGCTCGAGTTCAGCGGTGGATTCACGGTGCTTACCGGTGAAACCGGTGCCGGTAAATCCATCCTCCTGGATGCTCTCGATGCGCTGCTCGGTGGCAGTGGCCCGCGGTTGTTGCGTCAGGGCAGTGATCGGGGCGTGATCGAGGCCAGCTTCAGCCTCACGCCGCCGCTGCAGAGCTGGTTGGAGCTGCAGGAGCTGGACGCTGAAGAGGGTGAAATCCTGCTCAGCCGCGAATGGCGCTTGAGCGACGATCGCCTCAGCAGTCGCCACCGGCTGAATGGGGTGGCGGTGAACCGCGCTCAGATTCAGGAGTTGCGGCCGCTGCTGCTGGACCTCACCGTGCAAGGCCAAACCCAGCAGCTGGCCCGCCCTGGCCAGCAGCGGCGCTGGCTGGATCGCTACGCCGGCGAGGCGCTGCAGGTGTTGCTCAGCCCGGTGGCGGAGGCCTACCGCCGTTGGCGCTCTGCCGCCCAGCAACTGGAACAGGCCCGCAGCAACTGGGAGCAGCTGCAGCAGGAGCGCGAGCGCCAGGAGCAGTTGCTGGTGGATCTCGAGGCGGCCCAACTCCACGATCCCGCTGAGCGCGAGCAGCTCCAGGCTGAAGAAAACCGTCTCGCCCATGGCGTGCGCCTGCAGGAAGGGGTGATGACGCTCTTGGGTCGCCTGGTGGATGGCGCCGACGATGCCCCTTCGGCTCTTGACCATCTCGCCGCTTGCGAGGGGGAGCTGGCGGTTATGCAGCAGCTGGATCCTTCGATGGCTGAGTTGGCGGGCCGTGCCAATGAAGCCTTGGCGCAGCTCCAGGATCTAGCCCGCGATCTGGATCGTTATGGCGCTTCCCTGGAGAGCGACCCCGACAGCCTCGGCCAGCTGCAGGAGCGCATCGCTCAGCTCAAAGCGTTGGAGCGGCGCCACGGCAAGACCTTGGCTGAATTGATGGATTGGCGCGATCAGTTGCGAGAGCAGCTGGCGCCAGGCGGCGCTGAGGCCAGCCTGGAGGCTCTGGAAGCAGCTGAGTTGGCCGCTCGCACACAGCGCGATCGTTGCAACAGGGAGCTCACTACGGCGCGCCAGGCCGCGGCTGCTCGCCTGCAGGAGCAGCTGATGCAGGCGCTCCGCCCCATGGGTTTGGCCAATGTGCGCTTCAGCGTGGCGATCGAGCCGGCTGCTCCCGGTGAGGAGGGGGCCGATGCGGTGCAGTTCCTCTTTTCCGCCAACCCCGGCCAGCCCTTGGCGCCCCTGGCGGAGGTGGCCTCCGGCGGTGAGATGAGCCGCTTCCTGTTGGCCCTGAAAACCTGCCTGGCTGCGGCGGATCAACACGTCACCCTGCTGTTTGACGAGATCGACACCGGCGTGAGCGGCCGCGTCAGCGGCGCGATGGCCGACCTGCTGCAGCGTCTGGCCCAGCAGCGCCAGGTGTTCTGCGTCACCCACCAACCGCTCGTGGCCGCCGCGGCCGATCACCACTTCCGCGTGGCCAAACAGGTGCGCGATGGCGTCACCCACACCCAGGTGTCCCACCTGCGGGACACTCAGGCACGCCAGGCCGAGCTGGCCGAACTGGCTGGTGGCGATTCCGGCGAAACCCGCAGCTATGCCGCGAGCCTGCTGAAGCGCGCTGGTTAG